The following coding sequences are from one Sandaracinaceae bacterium window:
- a CDS encoding SDR family oxidoreductase, translating into MHTALITGSSSGYGLETARHFLSRGWNVVATMRHPRPELLPSSERLRLMRLDVTDPESIARCLDEAGPLDVLVNNAGIGAFGPFEAMPLAALREVFETNTFGTMAMTHAALPRFRAQGSGVIVNVTSSATLAPMPLVAAYTASKMAIEGFTASLAFELEGLGIRAKLVEPGYCATTAFASNTGARAGGDMPEAYAPFVQQVFAAYAAPAEHTRETDVAEAVYRAATDTSGQLRFPAGPDAVALAVAA; encoded by the coding sequence ATGCACACAGCACTCATCACCGGTTCTTCCTCTGGTTACGGGCTCGAGACGGCGCGGCACTTTCTGTCGCGTGGCTGGAACGTCGTCGCGACGATGCGCCACCCTCGGCCCGAGCTCCTCCCATCGTCCGAGCGGCTGCGCCTGATGCGCCTCGACGTGACGGACCCCGAGAGCATCGCGCGCTGCCTCGACGAGGCCGGCCCGCTGGACGTCCTCGTGAACAACGCGGGCATCGGGGCCTTCGGGCCCTTCGAGGCCATGCCGCTCGCAGCGCTGCGCGAGGTCTTCGAGACCAACACCTTCGGCACCATGGCGATGACGCACGCCGCGCTGCCCCGCTTCCGCGCGCAGGGCTCCGGCGTGATCGTGAACGTCACCTCCAGCGCCACCCTCGCGCCCATGCCACTCGTCGCGGCCTACACCGCCAGCAAGATGGCCATCGAGGGCTTCACCGCGTCGCTCGCCTTCGAGCTGGAAGGGCTCGGCATTCGGGCGAAGCTCGTGGAGCCCGGCTACTGCGCGACGACGGCCTTCGCGAGCAACACGGGCGCGCGCGCGGGCGGCGACATGCCCGAGGCATACGCGCCCTTCGTGCAGCAGGTGTTCGCCGCCTATGCCGCGCCCGCAGAGCACACGCGCGAGACGGACGTCGCCGAGGCCGTGTACCGCGCGGCCACCGACACCTCGGGACAGCTGCGCTTTCCTGCGGGGCCGGATGCCGTCGCGCTGGCGGTGGCCGCGTAG